The Candidatus Woesearchaeota archaeon genome window below encodes:
- a CDS encoding nucleotidyl transferase AbiEii/AbiGii toxin family protein yields the protein MLEQFVKRENAIFAILHACNEQNLLFIVVGGYAVSAYKHRFSVDIDLVIKNEDKELFETILKRNQFVKTIAKDLDHVYASEFIRYETKGELPVSVDLLIDGVGSRTTHGSFSFDELFQHCRKRKIIGIEQEAEVCVPNRELLIILKLHAGRLTDYRDIVAIAQHLDIKMINKIIWRGNKDNIKKHIMTLLNLLKKKEFIDSFKGVFIEKRYDVDIEEVKKLECLL from the coding sequence ATGCTTGAACAATTTGTAAAACGGGAGAATGCTATTTTTGCCATACTTCATGCATGCAATGAACAGAATTTATTATTCATAGTTGTTGGTGGCTATGCTGTAAGCGCTTATAAACATAGATTTTCAGTAGATATTGATCTTGTTATTAAGAACGAAGACAAAGAATTATTTGAAACTATTCTTAAAAGAAATCAGTTTGTAAAAACCATTGCGAAAGATTTAGATCATGTATATGCCTCTGAATTTATCAGATATGAAACTAAAGGTGAATTACCGGTAAGTGTTGACTTGCTTATTGATGGTGTTGGTTCAAGAACTACTCATGGCTCATTTAGTTTTGATGAACTTTTTCAACATTGTCGGAAAAGAAAAATTATTGGTATTGAACAGGAAGCTGAAGTGTGCGTTCCTAATAGAGAACTGTTGATCATATTAAAACTCCATGCAGGAAGATTGACTGATTATCGAGATATTGTAGCGATTGCTCAACATCTTGATATAAAAATGATTAACAAAATAATCTGGAGAGGTAACAAAGATAATATTAAGAAACATATAATGACGCTTCTTAATCTATTAAAAAAGAAGGAATTTATCGATAGTTTTAAAGGAGTGTTTATTGAAAAGAGATATGATGTTGATATTGAAGAAGTCAAGAAACTTGAATGCTTGTTATAA
- a CDS encoding dipeptide epimerase, which produces MIEAYTLNFKFEEPVRIAWKTFHHNGGDLLLIKQDNLIGYGEAVPDPFITKDTQESVFKYLQENASLLPEKINLKTIQETHKKLPAGSPTARAAIDFALHDLWGKQENSKISNLYSKKVNAPLNGITVFGKNPKETQLDVEKILRAYPHLKVIKIKLMGKDDIERCQLIKEKVDQMKRKISYVLDCNQAYKTSEEAIRILNQLKDILQDIILIEEPVPAKQWDLMKEVTDNVDIPIFADESAVNLEDVKTIIKKQCANGINIKLQKTGGIWPAKVIAKECEKHGLKVMVGCMFESAIGIAAGIHFAQSTKNVILTDLDYDLQMPDIYKYRPTFENGVRKSTDKSGLGVELDFAKIEKLKKSSKLIFEKVI; this is translated from the coding sequence ATGATAGAAGCATATACATTAAACTTCAAATTTGAAGAGCCAGTTAGGATAGCATGGAAAACATTTCACCATAATGGTGGTGACTTACTTTTGATTAAACAAGATAATTTAATTGGTTATGGCGAAGCTGTTCCTGATCCATTTATTACAAAGGACACCCAAGAATCGGTTTTTAAGTATCTACAAGAAAATGCTTCCCTGCTTCCAGAAAAGATAAATCTGAAGACAATTCAAGAAACTCATAAGAAGTTGCCAGCAGGTTCGCCAACTGCTCGAGCGGCTATTGACTTCGCTCTTCACGATTTATGGGGAAAGCAAGAAAATTCTAAAATCTCCAATCTATATTCCAAAAAAGTAAACGCTCCTCTAAATGGTATAACTGTCTTTGGCAAAAATCCAAAAGAAACTCAATTAGATGTGGAAAAAATTCTTAGAGCTTATCCTCATCTTAAAGTCATTAAAATAAAACTTATGGGAAAGGATGATATTGAGAGATGTCAGCTAATAAAAGAAAAAGTTGACCAAATGAAAAGAAAAATTTCTTATGTTCTTGATTGTAACCAAGCGTACAAAACAAGTGAAGAAGCTATAAGGATACTAAATCAGCTTAAAGACATTCTCCAAGACATCATACTTATTGAAGAACCAGTACCTGCAAAACAATGGGATTTAATGAAAGAAGTTACTGACAATGTTGATATTCCAATATTTGCTGATGAATCAGCTGTAAATCTTGAAGATGTTAAAACAATCATAAAAAAACAATGTGCAAATGGAATAAACATCAAACTCCAAAAAACAGGAGGAATATGGCCGGCTAAAGTTATAGCGAAAGAATGCGAAAAACATGGGTTGAAAGTAATGGTTGGCTGTATGTTTGAATCTGCAATCGGAATAGCTGCTGGAATCCATTTTGCACAATCAACAAAAAATGTTATTTTAACTGATCTGGATTACGATTTACAAATGCCAGATATTTACAAATATAGGCCAACCTTTGAGAATGGTGTTAGAAAATCTACGGATAAATCTGGATTAGGGGTTGAACTAGACTTTGCTAAAATTGAAAAACTAAAAAAGTCTTCTAAACTCATATTTGAAAAAGTGATATAG